From a region of the Pseudanabaena sp. ABRG5-3 genome:
- a CDS encoding DUF1993 domain-containing protein, with the protein MESQKINSLQNIFSSRLDTLSHLLNVAESHFGESIGSLLQRRIAPDMFPFGTQIAFTCNQPRNFALWCLGQAESNLNPNVDSLAEVRGHIASTQELLKSINVTDVKLSEIKRIDFGQGLYAEVSGLMYVDDFLMPNFYFHMTTAYDIMRMAGAPIGKRDFMRHFLPFVKHQDNG; encoded by the coding sequence TACAAAATATCTTTAGTTCTAGGCTAGATACCTTGAGTCATCTCTTAAATGTAGCGGAGAGTCATTTTGGAGAGAGTATAGGGTCTCTATTGCAGCGACGCATAGCACCCGATATGTTTCCTTTTGGCACACAGATTGCATTTACCTGCAACCAGCCCCGTAACTTTGCGTTGTGGTGCTTAGGACAGGCGGAAAGTAACCTCAACCCTAATGTAGACTCTTTAGCTGAAGTTCGTGGTCATATTGCATCGACTCAAGAACTGCTGAAGAGTATCAATGTTACTGATGTAAAACTTTCAGAGATAAAGCGCATTGATTTTGGACAAGGGCTATATGCAGAAGTATCTGGACTCATGTATGTAGATGATTTTCTGATGCCAAACTTTTATTTCCACATGACAACGGCTTATGACATTATGCGGATGGCAGGAGCGCCAATTGGCAAGCGCGATTTTATGAGGCATTTCTTGCCTTTCGTAAAACATCAGGATAATGGCTAA
- a CDS encoding transporter substrate-binding domain-containing protein translates to MRKAQRNIGVLVTITIFLLPLNRANMVIASEITPEINTIDKIQKRGKLLIGVKDNLPPLGFRDRDGNLSGLEIDIARELAKELNLPIELVPLKNRDRLSALQNNQVDLAIAQITVTNNRSRLVDFSLPYYTDSTIAIAQRNLSIQDLRQPIAIAVLKNSAAIAVIQSQFPKAAIIGASSYQDGLDALQSGKVKAFVGDRSSLTQWLTEHPNYAIIGQPLAVHSLAIALPRGLQHLDFRDRVFAVVEKWRKNSWLTDRVKYWGL, encoded by the coding sequence GTGAGGAAAGCGCAGAGGAATATTGGGGTATTAGTCACGATCACCATATTTTTGCTGCCTCTAAACAGGGCAAATATGGTGATTGCTTCGGAAATCACTCCAGAAATCAATACCATTGACAAAATTCAAAAGCGCGGCAAGTTATTGATTGGGGTCAAAGATAATCTGCCACCCTTAGGATTTCGTGATCGCGATGGCAATTTATCAGGGTTAGAAATTGACATTGCCCGTGAATTAGCCAAGGAGCTAAATCTTCCTATAGAGCTTGTGCCATTAAAAAATCGTGATCGCCTGTCCGCATTACAAAATAATCAAGTGGATTTAGCGATCGCCCAAATTACGGTCACAAATAATCGTTCACGCCTAGTAGATTTCTCATTGCCCTACTACACCGACAGCACCATTGCGATCGCTCAGCGTAACCTCTCCATCCAAGATCTGCGGCAACCTATAGCGATTGCCGTTCTCAAAAATTCGGCAGCGATTGCTGTGATCCAATCACAATTTCCCAAAGCAGCAATTATTGGGGCTAGTTCCTATCAAGATGGTTTAGATGCTTTGCAATCTGGCAAAGTTAAAGCTTTTGTGGGCGATCGTAGCAGTCTCACTCAATGGCTAACAGAGCATCCTAACTATGCGATCATTGGTCAACCTTTAGCTGTTCATAGTTTAGCGATCGCTTTGCCGCGTGGATTACAACATTTAGATTTTCGCGATCGGGTCTTTGCTGTTGTGGAGAAATGGCGCAAAAATAGCTGGCTCACAGACAGGGTGAAATATTGGGGACTATAG